A window of Sphingobacterium sp. SRCM116780 contains these coding sequences:
- the truA gene encoding tRNA pseudouridine(38-40) synthase TruA has product MEKIRFFIEIAYFGKNYHGWQIQNNAVSVQEKLNQALEILLRVPIETIGAGRTDAGVHAKQLFVHFDSDFSGILEKPDRFLHALNGLLPHDIAVKSIFPVHADAHARFDAVRRSYEYHLHFEKDPFIYAYSSYLRDIPDVEKMNKAAEFLLGKQDFSCFSKSNTQVFTNICTITRAEWVWEEKGKLVFHITADRFLRNMVRAVVGTLLEIGIKGKPISFMEEVIASQNRSMAGTSVPAQGLYLTEVAYPYLVN; this is encoded by the coding sequence ATGGAGAAAATTAGATTTTTTATAGAAATAGCTTATTTTGGAAAGAACTATCATGGATGGCAAATTCAAAATAATGCAGTTTCTGTACAAGAGAAGTTAAATCAAGCATTAGAAATTTTGTTGCGAGTACCAATTGAAACAATTGGAGCCGGAAGAACCGATGCAGGTGTACATGCTAAACAGTTATTCGTTCATTTTGATAGTGATTTTTCTGGCATATTGGAGAAGCCAGATCGTTTTTTACATGCTTTAAATGGTTTGTTACCCCATGATATTGCTGTTAAATCTATTTTTCCTGTTCATGCTGATGCACATGCCCGTTTTGACGCGGTACGTCGTTCTTATGAATATCATCTTCATTTCGAAAAAGATCCGTTTATTTACGCTTATTCATCCTATTTAAGGGACATTCCTGATGTAGAAAAGATGAATAAGGCAGCTGAGTTTTTGCTGGGAAAACAAGATTTTAGCTGCTTTAGTAAATCGAATACACAAGTGTTTACGAATATCTGTACGATAACAAGAGCGGAGTGGGTGTGGGAGGAAAAAGGTAAACTTGTTTTTCATATTACAGCTGATCGTTTTTTGCGTAATATGGTACGAGCAGTAGTTGGAACCTTGTTAGAAATCGGAATAAAAGGAAAACCAATTTCATTTATGGAAGAAGTCATCGCAAGTCAAAATCGGTCAATGGCTGGAACATCTGTTCCTGCACAAGGATTGTATTTAACAGAAGTGGCTTATCCTTACCTTGTAAATTAG
- a CDS encoding cytochrome-c peroxidase: protein MKKLVVFGLLLTLVYACQKSGEVKPEVLKFLGFEKPIHFPEPIYAFESNPITEAGFELGKRLFHDPLLSRNNTIACASCHIQTASFTHHGHDVSHGIDDLVGIRNSIPIMNLAWSKEFFWDGGVFNLDLVSVVPIENPVEMDEKMPNVIKKLQATSHYAELFKKAFGTADITSARLSQALSQFMLMAVSDNSKYDQVMRGEQGVTFTEEEKRGYIFFKDKCSACHTEPLFTDRQMHDNGLGPNLAGDVGRYAITLNPKDKYKFKVPSLRNLAYSAPYMHDGSIYTLSAVLDHYRFQVLPTENLDPILKQSDGTRGITMTEQNKVDLLAFLATLNDASFVKNELLSGPTAVGFNLN, encoded by the coding sequence ATGAAAAAATTAGTTGTTTTCGGATTACTTCTTACACTTGTCTATGCCTGTCAGAAATCAGGAGAGGTGAAACCTGAGGTTTTAAAGTTTTTAGGATTTGAAAAACCAATTCATTTTCCTGAACCGATATATGCTTTTGAGAGTAATCCAATTACAGAAGCAGGATTTGAATTAGGAAAGCGATTGTTTCACGATCCCCTATTGTCACGTAATAATACAATTGCTTGTGCAAGTTGTCATATTCAGACAGCTAGTTTTACACATCATGGACACGATGTGAGTCATGGAATAGATGATTTAGTAGGTATTCGCAATTCTATTCCCATTATGAATTTAGCTTGGTCTAAAGAGTTTTTCTGGGATGGTGGTGTATTTAACTTAGATCTTGTCTCAGTTGTTCCCATCGAAAATCCAGTAGAAATGGATGAAAAGATGCCGAATGTTATTAAAAAATTGCAAGCAACGAGCCATTATGCTGAACTCTTTAAAAAGGCATTTGGGACAGCTGATATTACATCAGCTCGTCTGTCCCAAGCTTTATCTCAATTTATGTTGATGGCTGTCAGTGACAATAGTAAATATGATCAGGTGATGCGTGGTGAACAAGGAGTGACCTTTACCGAGGAGGAGAAGCGAGGTTATATATTTTTTAAAGATAAGTGCAGTGCCTGTCATACTGAACCGTTGTTTACAGATCGGCAAATGCACGATAACGGATTAGGTCCTAATTTAGCTGGGGATGTGGGAAGGTATGCGATTACCTTGAATCCAAAGGATAAATATAAATTTAAAGTACCAAGTCTGCGCAATCTTGCTTATTCTGCTCCTTATATGCACGATGGTAGTATCTATACATTAAGTGCAGTTTTAGATCATTATCGTTTCCAAGTTCTACCAACGGAAAATTTAGATCCAATATTGAAACAGTCCGACGGAACGAGAGGTATCACAATGACGGAACAGAATAAAGTAGATCTACTTGCTTTTTTAGCGACATTAAATGATGCTTCTTTTGTTAAGAATGAGCTGTTATCAGGACCCACAGCTGTTGGGTTCAATTTGAATTAA
- a CDS encoding ABC transporter ATP-binding protein: MSQEKIVGKTYDVNLLRRMMKYMKPYGAIFWMSVILTILLAAVAPALPMLIQYTLDKYILQFNTKGLNYMFILMVVLVMIQTSVRYYHTLMTNTLGQSVIRDIRIEIFNHITSLRLKYFDKTALGKLITRTISDLETISNIFSEGLIQIIGDLLQLVVILGVMFYTDWKLTLIVLIPMPLMIAATYIFKEAMKSAFQDVRKWVSNLNTFLQEHISGMGIIKYFAREEQEMNKFKEINAHHRNANIRANWYFSIFFPVLEIIMAIALGLLVWFGSKQILSDVISPGVVVAFIMYINMIFRPIRELIDKFNTLQMGMVSAERIFEVLDTDEHTPNSGTLKSNHIRGEIEFKNVWFAYNDENWVLKDVNFKVAPGETLALVGATGAGKSSTINILSRFYEINKGQILLDGVDIREYELNFLRNTIATVLQDVFLFSDSILHNIDLHDDSITRESIIAAAKQVGAHDFIMRLPGGYDYQVQERGATLSSGQAQLISFIRALVHDPRILILDEATSSVDTETEELIQHAIDNLMVGRTAIVIAHRLSTIQKADKIIVLEKGEIMEMGTHHELLNIDGYYKKLYDLQFHSVGI, encoded by the coding sequence GTGAGTCAAGAGAAAATAGTAGGAAAAACATATGACGTAAATCTATTGCGTCGAATGATGAAGTACATGAAACCGTATGGAGCCATCTTTTGGATGTCGGTTATATTGACCATTTTATTGGCCGCAGTTGCACCAGCATTACCGATGTTGATTCAATATACATTAGATAAATATATTTTACAATTCAACACGAAAGGATTAAATTATATGTTTATCCTGATGGTTGTATTGGTGATGATACAGACATCCGTACGCTATTATCACACCTTGATGACAAATACATTAGGGCAGTCGGTGATCCGCGATATTCGAATCGAAATTTTCAATCATATAACCAGTTTGCGATTGAAGTATTTTGATAAGACAGCTTTGGGCAAATTGATCACCCGTACGATTTCGGATTTGGAGACAATATCCAATATTTTTTCTGAAGGTTTGATCCAAATTATTGGCGATTTATTGCAACTGGTGGTAATTCTAGGTGTGATGTTTTATACCGATTGGAAATTGACGTTAATTGTGTTGATTCCAATGCCCCTCATGATTGCTGCGACCTACATCTTCAAGGAAGCAATGAAATCTGCTTTTCAAGATGTTCGAAAATGGGTTTCTAATTTGAATACTTTCCTTCAGGAACATATCTCTGGAATGGGAATTATCAAATACTTTGCCCGCGAGGAGCAGGAGATGAATAAATTTAAAGAAATTAATGCACATCATCGAAATGCGAATATTCGTGCCAACTGGTACTTCTCTATATTCTTCCCCGTATTGGAAATTATCATGGCGATTGCTTTGGGATTGTTGGTGTGGTTTGGTTCCAAACAAATTTTAAGCGATGTCATCTCTCCAGGTGTTGTGGTAGCATTTATTATGTATATCAATATGATCTTTCGCCCAATTCGAGAGCTGATCGATAAATTTAATACACTTCAAATGGGAATGGTTAGTGCAGAGCGAATATTTGAAGTGCTGGATACAGATGAGCATACGCCAAATTCGGGAACGTTGAAGTCAAATCATATTCGAGGAGAAATCGAGTTTAAAAATGTTTGGTTCGCTTACAATGATGAAAACTGGGTATTGAAAGATGTTAATTTTAAAGTCGCTCCTGGAGAAACATTAGCGCTAGTGGGAGCTACAGGTGCTGGGAAATCTTCCACAATTAATATTCTGAGTCGCTTTTATGAAATTAACAAAGGTCAAATCTTATTGGATGGTGTCGATATTCGGGAATATGAATTGAATTTTCTTCGAAATACAATAGCAACCGTACTTCAAGATGTTTTCCTGTTTTCAGATTCTATCTTACATAATATAGATTTGCACGATGACAGTATTACACGCGAATCGATTATTGCAGCAGCAAAACAGGTTGGAGCACATGATTTTATTATGCGATTACCTGGAGGTTATGACTATCAAGTGCAAGAGCGTGGAGCCACTTTGTCTTCAGGTCAAGCACAATTAATTTCTTTCATACGCGCCCTGGTACACGATCCTCGAATCTTGATATTAGACGAAGCAACATCTTCTGTGGATACTGAAACAGAGGAACTGATTCAACATGCCATAGATAACCTGATGGTAGGTAGAACAGCCATTGTCATTGCACATCGATTATCTACAATTCAAAAAGCTGATAAGATCATTGTGTTGGAAAAAGGAGAGATTATGGAAATGGGTACCCATCATGAATTGTTAAATATTGACGGATATTATAAGAAACTATACGATCTCCAATTTCACTCTGTAGGAATATGA
- a CDS encoding DUF4293 domain-containing protein: protein MIQRIQTIYLLVAGLLLFGLFLFPYVHYNDLVGLGKDVKVTGVYGTSAGLPTHESGISYILQIIATVVIGLLPLYTIFKFKNRKTQIKLIFLSIVLIILLAVWLYTSASGHLATVNQFLGAGTIGVGFFLLPISIIFLSLALGAIRKDEKLIKSADRLR, encoded by the coding sequence ATGATTCAACGTATTCAAACTATTTATCTACTCGTAGCTGGACTATTATTGTTTGGTTTATTTCTGTTCCCATATGTTCATTATAATGATTTGGTAGGTCTTGGCAAAGATGTAAAAGTCACAGGTGTTTATGGAACATCTGCAGGTCTGCCAACTCATGAAAGCGGTATTTCATATATCTTACAAATAATTGCAACTGTTGTTATTGGATTATTACCACTTTACACGATTTTTAAATTTAAAAATCGGAAGACACAAATTAAGTTGATTTTTCTAAGTATTGTTTTAATTATTTTACTTGCAGTTTGGTTATATACAAGCGCAAGTGGTCACTTAGCCACGGTTAATCAGTTTTTAGGCGCAGGAACGATTGGTGTAGGTTTCTTTTTATTGCCTATTTCCATTATTTTTTTATCCTTAGCATTAGGTGCAATACGTAAAGACGAGAAATTGATTAAATCTGCCGATCGATTACGCTAA
- a CDS encoding tetratricopeptide repeat protein: protein MSNLVRIIISSALLIGTVALFWFGQWGWGILGIFLTIIGFLTVFFHEYMLLAQWFLRKQDMPKAEKWLNKITNYEKQLIPAQYGYYNMLIGLIESQRAPMQAEKYFKKALTLGLHMDHNIALAKLSLAGIAMAKRNKREAEKYLQEAKKADKNKLLADQIKMMKDQMGMMDRQQIRYSR from the coding sequence ATGTCAAATCTTGTAAGAATTATTATTAGCAGTGCGCTATTAATTGGAACGGTCGCTTTGTTTTGGTTCGGCCAATGGGGATGGGGTATTTTAGGAATATTCTTGACAATAATTGGTTTTTTGACTGTATTTTTTCATGAGTACATGCTTTTAGCCCAATGGTTTTTACGCAAACAAGACATGCCAAAGGCTGAGAAATGGTTAAATAAGATCACGAATTACGAAAAGCAATTAATTCCTGCTCAATATGGATATTACAACATGTTGATTGGATTGATTGAATCGCAACGTGCTCCTATGCAAGCCGAAAAGTACTTCAAAAAAGCATTGACATTAGGCCTTCATATGGATCATAATATTGCTTTGGCAAAATTAAGTTTAGCAGGTATTGCTATGGCAAAACGAAACAAACGCGAAGCAGAGAAATATTTACAGGAAGCTAAAAAGGCCGATAAGAACAAATTATTAGCTGATCAGATTAAAATGATGAAAGATCAGATGGGTATGATGGATCGTCAACAGATTCGTTATAGCCGATAA
- a CDS encoding glycoside hydrolase family 30 protein — MIYALLLSCLVTATSCNRDSYTPSSTNSTKDKGDVTIYTTTNNRSQDFSKGFVDFSTKFNMSPNTITLDPTQKFQTMDGFGAAITGSTCYNLMKMSQEDRTKFLTETFSDQNGMGMSYIRIAIGCSDFSLSEYTCWDKEGKENFGLQSEEKQYILPVLKEILAINPSIKILGSPWTAPKWMKVNNLTDLKPFDSWTSGQLNPKYYQEYGWYFVQWLQAMKKEGINVSAITIQNEPLNRGNSASMYMTWQEQQAFIKQALGPQLRSASLETKIYAFDHNYNYDDVADQNDYPVKIYNDAGAASFITGAAFHNYGGNRSELLDIHNQRPDKDLVFTETSIGEWNDGRNLETRLMEDMREVALGTVNNWSKAVIVWNLMLDTDKGPNREGGCQTCYGAVDINKANFKSITRNSHYYIIGHLSSVVKPGALRIGASGYTAEGLVYTAFQNTDGSYAVVLLNDANENRKITLSDKKNHFSYEVPAKSVVSYRWTN, encoded by the coding sequence ATGATATATGCACTTTTGTTGTCTTGTTTGGTAACAGCAACATCTTGTAACCGCGATAGCTATACGCCCTCATCAACAAATTCAACAAAAGATAAAGGGGACGTGACGATTTATACAACAACGAATAATCGTTCACAAGATTTCAGCAAAGGATTTGTGGATTTCAGTACGAAATTTAATATGTCACCCAATACGATAACCCTAGATCCTACACAGAAATTTCAAACCATGGACGGTTTTGGGGCAGCAATCACTGGTTCTACCTGTTATAATCTGATGAAAATGAGTCAAGAAGATCGTACAAAATTTTTGACAGAGACCTTTTCTGATCAAAATGGTATGGGCATGAGCTATATTCGAATCGCTATTGGCTGTTCTGACTTTTCATTAAGTGAGTATACATGTTGGGATAAAGAGGGTAAAGAAAACTTTGGATTGCAATCGGAAGAAAAACAATATATCCTTCCAGTATTGAAAGAGATATTAGCTATCAATCCATCGATCAAGATCTTGGGATCACCATGGACGGCTCCAAAATGGATGAAAGTGAATAATCTGACAGATTTAAAACCATTTGATTCCTGGACAAGCGGTCAATTGAATCCTAAATATTACCAAGAATACGGATGGTACTTCGTACAATGGTTACAAGCAATGAAAAAAGAGGGAATCAATGTATCAGCGATTACCATTCAAAATGAACCGTTAAACCGAGGAAATTCCGCGTCGATGTATATGACTTGGCAGGAACAACAAGCTTTTATCAAACAAGCATTAGGCCCACAATTGAGATCAGCGTCTTTAGAAACAAAAATTTACGCATTCGATCATAATTATAATTATGATGATGTTGCCGACCAAAATGATTATCCTGTAAAAATCTATAATGATGCAGGAGCAGCATCTTTTATTACAGGAGCCGCATTCCATAATTACGGCGGGAATAGATCAGAACTATTGGATATTCATAATCAACGTCCAGATAAAGACCTTGTATTTACAGAAACATCCATTGGTGAATGGAACGACGGTCGTAATTTGGAAACAAGATTAATGGAAGATATGCGCGAAGTGGCCTTAGGAACAGTCAATAATTGGAGTAAAGCCGTTATTGTTTGGAATTTAATGTTAGATACAGATAAAGGTCCGAATCGGGAGGGAGGTTGTCAAACCTGCTATGGAGCCGTAGATATTAATAAAGCTAATTTTAAAAGTATTACACGGAACTCTCATTACTACATTATAGGACATCTTTCATCCGTAGTCAAACCTGGAGCCCTTCGTATTGGAGCAAGTGGTTATACAGCAGAAGGATTGGTTTACACAGCATTTCAGAATACAGATGGTTCATATGCAGTTGTCTTATTAAATGATGCCAATGAGAACAGAAAGATCACATTAAGTGATAAAAAGAATCATTTTAGCTACGAAGTGCCAGCAAAATCGGTTGTTTCTTATCGTTGGACTAATTAA
- a CDS encoding MbnP family protein: MKFNIIKYLFFILSVLFIFTSCSKSDALVPDATKKGDFSIEFDNLVGGNKLVLNNTTKPYKNASGESFTISRVQYYISNIQLTKADGSIYRVPQDPVDSSYFLIRADVAASKHANISVPEGDYTQVSFVLGVDSLRNTMGLEKRTGVLDPTVGDSEGAGMYWGWNSGYIFFKLEGNSSVLTTTEDPTGKQQFKYHIGGFGGMNTPTINNLKTVTLDLKTAGIAQVRSGYRSNIHLFVDLMKVFDGKTTVKIKEHPNLMFDPFTATIAQNYAGMFKHDHTENGEKSGSEE; encoded by the coding sequence ATGAAATTTAACATTATAAAATACCTCTTTTTTATTCTTTCTGTACTATTTATTTTCACGTCTTGTAGTAAATCGGATGCATTAGTTCCAGATGCAACGAAAAAAGGAGATTTTTCTATCGAATTTGACAACCTTGTAGGAGGAAATAAGTTGGTACTCAACAATACGACAAAACCCTATAAAAATGCCTCTGGAGAATCCTTTACCATTTCTAGAGTACAATATTATATTAGTAATATTCAGTTAACAAAAGCAGATGGATCCATATATCGTGTGCCTCAAGATCCTGTTGATAGTAGTTATTTCCTTATTCGAGCAGATGTAGCAGCTTCTAAACACGCAAATATTAGTGTTCCAGAAGGAGATTATACACAGGTTTCTTTTGTTTTGGGAGTAGATAGTTTACGTAATACAATGGGACTTGAAAAACGTACAGGTGTTTTGGATCCTACAGTTGGTGATAGTGAAGGTGCTGGTATGTACTGGGGTTGGAATAGTGGTTATATTTTCTTTAAACTGGAAGGAAATTCCTCGGTATTGACGACGACAGAAGATCCAACAGGCAAACAACAGTTTAAATACCATATTGGTGGTTTTGGAGGAATGAATACACCTACAATCAATAATTTGAAGACTGTAACGCTCGACTTAAAGACAGCAGGTATTGCGCAGGTACGTTCGGGATATCGAAGTAATATCCACTTGTTTGTGGATTTAATGAAAGTGTTTGATGGAAAAACTACTGTTAAAATAAAAGAACATCCTAATCTGATGTTTGATCCATTTACAGCTACCATTGCTCAAAACTATGCGGGTATGTTTAAACATGACCATACAGAAAATGGAGAGAAAAGTGGTTCTGAAGAATAA
- a CDS encoding DUF5125 domain-containing protein: MKRLILNLLLGTAAITALYSCKKDEKYVYQVGDPQIELKSNVSSAHFGDSLAFQVHVSDSEIALSTVKVQLFFTDDQVAETVIRTKENGDYSGKIFVPFYKNIPDGKATIKFILQNISQKTTEQAHEIDLSRPDFPYLNLVTASKSYKMEKIGPNKYAATENFPSSIKGYIQAPKVGALGNEMNFGWVNNVINVGSTTEIPFSNLTSGIYSIQFNTLTYEASPFINIYVNGTLSTRIDDDHFNAELDMTKDATVTVDGIENLKDWWIDPDYFTRKSDGSLSFNGISGKYRITTDLKLKYFVMEAMNGSDLATLNADGTGAVWIIGEGIGKPSVATNQVGWNTDKALCMMPIGNKKYQITVKAGESINADNINFKFFHQKGWGGEFGGTSISTNSDLIFIGDGTNGRDGGNLGIVSGKMLTTGSTYILTVDLSQGNSKAILTVTKL; encoded by the coding sequence ATGAAAAGACTTATTTTAAATCTCCTTCTTGGAACTGCTGCAATCACAGCATTGTATTCGTGCAAAAAGGATGAAAAATATGTATATCAAGTCGGTGATCCCCAAATAGAATTAAAGTCAAATGTTTCATCTGCTCACTTTGGCGATAGTCTGGCTTTTCAAGTTCATGTTTCGGATTCGGAAATTGCGTTATCTACTGTAAAAGTACAATTGTTTTTCACAGATGATCAAGTTGCAGAAACAGTAATCCGAACAAAAGAAAATGGAGATTATAGCGGCAAAATATTCGTTCCTTTTTATAAAAATATTCCAGATGGTAAAGCTACAATTAAATTTATCTTACAGAATATTAGTCAAAAGACGACAGAGCAAGCCCATGAAATTGATTTGAGTAGACCTGATTTTCCATATTTGAACTTAGTAACAGCATCTAAGTCTTATAAAATGGAGAAGATTGGACCAAATAAATATGCTGCAACAGAAAATTTTCCATCTTCTATAAAAGGTTATATCCAAGCACCTAAAGTAGGTGCACTGGGTAATGAGATGAACTTTGGATGGGTAAATAATGTGATTAATGTGGGTTCTACTACAGAAATACCGTTTTCTAATTTAACTTCAGGGATCTATAGCATACAATTTAATACGCTGACTTATGAAGCATCGCCATTTATTAACATCTATGTTAATGGAACTTTGTCGACTCGTATCGATGATGATCATTTCAACGCAGAGTTAGACATGACAAAGGATGCTACTGTAACTGTTGATGGTATCGAAAATCTGAAAGATTGGTGGATCGATCCAGACTATTTCACAAGAAAATCTGATGGAAGTCTCAGTTTCAATGGTATAAGTGGAAAGTATCGGATTACCACAGATCTTAAATTAAAGTATTTCGTTATGGAAGCGATGAATGGTTCAGATCTAGCAACCTTAAACGCCGATGGAACGGGTGCTGTTTGGATAATCGGAGAAGGTATTGGTAAGCCAAGTGTAGCCACGAATCAAGTCGGATGGAATACAGATAAAGCATTATGTATGATGCCGATTGGTAATAAAAAATATCAAATAACAGTAAAAGCAGGTGAATCGATCAATGCTGATAATATCAACTTTAAGTTTTTCCATCAAAAAGGTTGGGGTGGAGAGTTCGGAGGAACAAGTATCAGTACTAATAGTGATTTAATTTTTATTGGTGATGGAACCAATGGGCGAGATGGAGGCAATCTAGGAATAGTCTCTGGTAAAATGCTCACTACAGGTAGTACCTATATCTTGACAGTAGATCTAAGTCAAGGAAATAGTAAGGCAATCCTAACGGTTACTAAGCTATAA
- the ung gene encoding uracil-DNA glycosylase — protein sequence MGKQFDKSWEPILAPLLHQSYMVDLSNFVQQERARGKVFPPRDLVFNAFKQTSLESLKVVILGQDPYHGDGQAHGLSFSVPQGIAQPPSLKNIFKELETDIPHFQTPTSGDLTSWANQGVLLLNATLTVSAYQAGSHQKRGWEQFTDQIIQAISKKKEAVVFMLWGAYAQRKAALIDSKKHLILTAVHPSPLSVYRGFFGCQHFSKANAFLEKHGKKPIEWKLI from the coding sequence ATGGGAAAGCAATTTGACAAATCTTGGGAACCAATTTTGGCTCCACTCTTACATCAATCTTACATGGTTGATTTATCTAATTTTGTACAGCAAGAAAGAGCTCGAGGAAAAGTGTTTCCTCCAAGAGATCTAGTATTTAATGCTTTTAAACAGACGAGTTTAGAGTCGTTGAAAGTGGTTATTTTGGGACAAGACCCTTATCATGGCGATGGACAGGCACATGGATTATCATTTTCGGTGCCACAAGGTATTGCTCAACCACCATCATTAAAAAATATATTTAAAGAACTAGAAACGGATATTCCTCATTTTCAGACCCCTACTTCTGGAGATTTAACATCTTGGGCTAACCAAGGAGTTCTGTTGCTAAATGCGACGCTAACGGTCAGCGCTTATCAGGCAGGCTCCCATCAAAAAAGAGGTTGGGAGCAATTTACTGATCAGATAATCCAAGCTATTTCAAAGAAGAAGGAGGCGGTAGTTTTTATGTTATGGGGTGCATATGCACAGAGAAAGGCAGCTTTAATTGATAGTAAAAAACATTTAATTCTGACTGCTGTGCATCCATCACCATTGTCTGTTTATCGAGGTTTTTTTGGATGTCAGCATTTCTCTAAAGCAAATGCGTTTTTAGAGAAGCATGGTAAAAAACCAATTGAATGGAAATTGATTTAA
- a CDS encoding transporter, translated as MKLKIMILFSILLMGFSSQACDICGCGVGSYYMGILPEFNKRFIGLRYQYNSLQSHLGPQGERTALTEDEKFHIAELWGAFQIGTRFRVMAFLPYNFNSREAVGMDEKTSKSGLGDIAVMGYYKVFESTHQTSNNRLFAHSLWAGAGVKLPTGKYDVTERDISNTDQPNNFQLGTGSTDFTANLAYDARLMDLGMNVNASYKINTTNSDDYLYGNKFTGNMLFYYKFLLNEKLRIAPNAGVRYENAAKDLASGQFDVAQSGGYMTSAILGAEVNVGKVSFGANWQAPINQNLGNHRVEAGNRVMTHVSFSF; from the coding sequence ATGAAATTAAAAATAATGATACTCTTTAGCATACTGCTAATGGGATTTTCTAGTCAAGCTTGCGATATCTGTGGATGTGGTGTTGGGAGCTACTATATGGGTATACTACCTGAATTTAATAAACGATTTATAGGATTGCGTTATCAGTACAATAGTCTTCAAAGTCATTTGGGACCTCAAGGTGAACGAACTGCATTAACCGAAGATGAAAAGTTTCATATAGCCGAATTATGGGGAGCTTTTCAGATCGGCACTCGTTTTCGTGTGATGGCATTTTTACCGTATAATTTTAATAGCAGGGAAGCCGTTGGGATGGATGAAAAAACAAGTAAAAGTGGATTAGGAGATATCGCTGTAATGGGTTATTACAAAGTTTTTGAATCAACTCATCAGACTTCCAACAATCGCTTGTTCGCGCATTCCTTATGGGCTGGAGCTGGTGTCAAACTTCCAACAGGAAAATATGATGTCACGGAACGAGATATTTCCAATACAGATCAACCGAATAACTTTCAGCTAGGAACTGGAAGTACAGATTTTACAGCAAACTTAGCTTATGATGCGCGTTTGATGGATTTGGGTATGAATGTGAATGCTTCCTACAAAATAAATACAACAAATTCAGATGATTATTTGTATGGTAATAAATTTACAGGAAATATGTTGTTTTATTACAAATTTCTGTTGAACGAAAAGTTAAGAATAGCACCAAATGCAGGTGTTCGTTATGAAAATGCTGCAAAAGATTTGGCAAGTGGTCAGTTTGATGTAGCACAATCTGGAGGATATATGACATCTGCTATTTTAGGAGCAGAAGTTAATGTAGGTAAAGTTTCATTTGGAGCCAATTGGCAAGCTCCAATAAATCAAAATTTAGGCAATCATCGTGTAGAAGCAGGAAACCGTGTAATGACACACGTTTCTTTCTCTTTTTAG